A genome region from Tolypothrix sp. PCC 7712 includes the following:
- a CDS encoding Eco57I restriction-modification methylase domain-containing protein gives MTLNFQQTRELLHNFQFQDLFIQQLGWSDSSQKKAVTLEIEEKTYQYQRIAESSGVAIFEVTAAEGNIPDAKIRAAIHKEVTNLIAENLLIFIDGQRTRSLWYWVKREENKSYIREPLYVKGQPGDLFLSKLGSLVIDITELEDDNLSVVEIARRLQDAFDVEPVTKKFYKEFQEEHKQFLQHIKGIDNEADKRWYASVILNRMMFVYFLQRKSFLDNGDLNYLQNRLNQSKDKGENLFYSSFLKVLFFDSFATPEEDRDPSVEKLVGVIKYLNGGLFLQHRIEQENNISIPDIAFEKVLELFAKYSWNLDDTPEGKDDEISPDVLGYIFEKYINQKAFGAYYTRPQITEYLCDRTIHKLILDRVNDSLSDKYRPFEDYNELIFKLDANICRLLINDILPKLSILDPACGSGAFLVAAMKTLILVYGAVIGMIDVIGDANLKQQIQDIRDKHQSISYYLKKRIVTDNLYGVDIMEEATEIAKLRLFLALVSSAHDVNQLEPLPNIDFNIMAGNSLIGLMKVDATVFDKVQLTAKAKARGYKQENPDLQLSLFQSSSYYTYQSILEEKNKSIELYKKHAFIPGKEKVAGLDDGTHQDKRLLLLRASIDNINNKSQEKLNVLLLDEFSTRLGIKYEEVQLTGKPKKRVLNVDDIAALKPFHWGYHFDKVLGRGGFDAIITNPPWEIFKPQAKEFFAQHNELVTKNKMDIKVFEKEQKRLLENPEVAAAWLEYQSQYPHVSAYFRSSEQYKNQISVVNGKKAGTDINLYKLFLEQCFNLLRPNGECGIVIPSGIYTDLGAKQLREMLFNQTNITGLFCFENRKTIFEEVDSRFKFVVLTFVKGGKTTEFPSAFMRHDVQELQRFPSDESLPITIDMVRKLSPDSLSVMEFKNEVDVRIAEKMLKFPLLGEKIDHKWNLRLTREFDMTNDSYLFKQQPGKGRLPLYEGKMIHQFTHQFAEPRYWVDEQEGRQAALGRNRKDEGQNLDYQNYRLGFRDVARNTDIRTMIAGIIPPKVFAGNTLVLSQPLTNQKELLFACAVLNSFACDFVIRQKVTAHCNMFYVYQLPVPRLTKSDRTFADIVQRAAKLICTTPEFDELAQEVGLGSHTKVVTDESERAKLRAELDGIIAHLYGLTEAEFAYILTTFPIVPEQVKQDALTAYRDFAPLTGDADIVELITT, from the coding sequence ATGACACTGAATTTTCAACAAACACGCGAATTATTACATAATTTTCAATTTCAGGATTTGTTTATTCAACAATTGGGTTGGTCAGATTCTTCGCAGAAAAAAGCTGTAACCTTGGAAATTGAAGAAAAAACTTACCAATACCAGCGAATTGCTGAGAGTTCTGGTGTGGCTATTTTTGAAGTTACAGCCGCAGAGGGTAATATTCCTGATGCAAAAATTCGGGCTGCAATTCACAAAGAAGTTACTAATTTAATCGCTGAAAATCTGTTGATATTTATTGATGGTCAGCGTACTCGAAGTCTTTGGTATTGGGTGAAGCGAGAAGAAAATAAAAGTTATATTCGTGAGCCTTTGTATGTCAAGGGTCAACCGGGAGATTTATTTTTAAGTAAGCTTGGTTCTTTAGTTATTGATATTACCGAACTCGAAGATGATAATCTTTCGGTTGTAGAAATTGCACGTCGTCTTCAAGATGCGTTTGATGTAGAACCTGTAACGAAGAAATTTTATAAAGAATTTCAAGAAGAACATAAGCAGTTTTTACAGCATATAAAAGGAATCGACAACGAGGCTGATAAACGTTGGTATGCATCGGTGATTCTCAATCGGATGATGTTTGTTTATTTTCTCCAGCGTAAGAGTTTTCTGGATAATGGAGATTTAAATTATTTACAAAATCGACTCAATCAAAGTAAAGATAAAGGTGAGAATCTTTTTTATAGTAGTTTTCTAAAAGTATTATTTTTTGACAGTTTTGCTACACCAGAAGAAGACCGTGACCCATCAGTAGAAAAGTTGGTAGGGGTAATTAAATATCTCAATGGTGGATTATTCCTTCAACATCGCATTGAACAAGAAAATAATATTTCAATTCCTGATATAGCATTTGAAAAAGTTTTAGAGTTATTTGCTAAGTATTCTTGGAATTTAGACGATACGCCAGAAGGGAAAGATGATGAAATATCGCCCGATGTTTTGGGGTATATTTTTGAAAAATATATTAACCAAAAAGCGTTTGGTGCTTATTATACTCGTCCACAAATAACCGAATATCTTTGTGATAGAACGATTCATAAACTAATTTTAGACCGCGTTAATGATTCTTTATCCGACAAATATAGACCTTTTGAAGATTATAACGAACTGATATTTAAACTAGATGCAAATATCTGTCGTTTATTAATTAATGATATTCTGCCAAAATTATCAATTCTTGACCCTGCTTGCGGTTCTGGTGCATTTCTTGTGGCGGCGATGAAAACACTCATCCTAGTTTACGGTGCAGTAATTGGGATGATTGATGTTATAGGAGATGCAAATTTAAAGCAACAAATTCAAGATATTCGAGATAAACATCAATCTATATCTTACTATTTAAAAAAACGGATTGTTACTGATAATCTCTATGGTGTTGACATCATGGAGGAAGCCACAGAAATTGCTAAACTACGCTTATTTTTAGCTTTGGTGTCTTCTGCTCATGATGTGAATCAATTAGAACCATTGCCTAATATTGATTTTAATATTATGGCGGGTAATTCGCTGATTGGATTGATGAAAGTTGATGCAACTGTATTTGATAAGGTTCAACTAACAGCGAAAGCAAAAGCACGGGGATATAAACAAGAAAATCCCGATTTGCAATTAAGTTTATTTCAATCTAGTTCTTATTATACATATCAGTCAATTTTAGAAGAGAAGAATAAGTCAATTGAATTGTATAAAAAACATGCTTTTATCCCTGGAAAGGAGAAAGTTGCTGGTTTGGATGATGGGACGCATCAAGATAAAAGACTTTTATTGCTGCGGGCATCTATTGATAATATCAATAATAAGTCACAAGAAAAATTAAATGTTTTGCTTTTGGATGAATTTAGCACGCGTTTAGGTATTAAATATGAGGAAGTTCAGTTAACTGGTAAACCAAAAAAGCGGGTTTTAAATGTTGATGATATTGCTGCGTTGAAGCCTTTTCACTGGGGTTATCATTTTGATAAGGTTTTAGGAAGGGGTGGTTTTGACGCGATTATTACTAATCCACCTTGGGAAATTTTTAAGCCCCAGGCGAAAGAATTCTTTGCACAGCATAATGAATTAGTGACGAAGAATAAGATGGATATTAAGGTTTTTGAAAAAGAACAGAAAAGACTTTTAGAAAATCCTGAAGTTGCAGCAGCTTGGTTAGAATATCAAAGTCAATATCCTCATGTAAGTGCTTATTTTCGTTCATCTGAACAGTACAAAAATCAGATTTCGGTTGTGAATGGAAAGAAAGCAGGGACGGATATTAATCTCTACAAATTATTTCTCGAACAGTGCTTTAACCTTTTGCGTCCAAATGGTGAGTGTGGAATTGTAATTCCTAGTGGTATTTATACTGACTTAGGTGCTAAACAACTACGAGAAATGTTGTTTAATCAAACAAATATTACAGGTTTATTCTGCTTTGAAAATCGTAAAACAATTTTTGAAGAAGTTGATAGTCGTTTTAAATTTGTTGTACTTACATTTGTGAAGGGTGGAAAAACAACAGAATTTCCATCTGCTTTTATGCGTCATGATGTGCAAGAACTTCAAAGGTTTCCTAGTGATGAGAGTTTACCAATTACCATTGATATGGTGCGGAAACTATCACCTGATTCTCTTTCGGTAATGGAATTTAAAAACGAGGTCGATGTTCGTATTGCTGAGAAAATGCTGAAGTTTCCCTTGCTAGGTGAAAAGATAGATCATAAGTGGAATTTACGATTGACTCGTGAATTTGATATGACAAATGATAGTTATTTATTTAAACAGCAACCAGGAAAGGGAAGATTACCACTTTATGAAGGTAAGATGATTCATCAATTTACCCATCAATTTGCTGAACCGAGATATTGGGTAGATGAACAGGAAGGAAGACAAGCTGCATTAGGAAGGAATAGGAAAGATGAAGGTCAAAACTTAGATTATCAAAATTATCGTCTTGGCTTTAGAGATGTAGCAAGAAATACAGATATTCGCACAATGATTGCTGGTATTATTCCACCCAAAGTCTTTGCTGGGAATACCCTAGTTTTATCGCAACCGTTGACTAATCAGAAGGAATTATTATTTGCTTGTGCGGTTTTGAATAGCTTTGCTTGCGATTTTGTGATTCGCCAGAAAGTAACAGCACATTGCAATATGTTCTATGTTTACCAGTTACCAGTCCCACGTCTAACAAAAAGCGATCGCACTTTTGCCGACATTGTACAACGTGCTGCCAAACTCATTTGCACCACCCCAGAATTTGACGAACTAGCACAAGAAGTTGGACTCGGTTCCCACACCAAGGTCGTCACCGACGAAAGCGAAAGAGCCAAACTCCGCGCAGAACTCGACGGAATCATAGCTCACCTCTACGGTTTAACCGAAGCAGAATTTGCATATATCCTCACCACATTCCCCATCGTTCCCGAACAAGTCAAACAAGATGCATTAACAGCATATCGGGACTTTGCACCCCTAACAGGTGACGCAGATATTGTGGAACTCATCACCACCTAA
- a CDS encoding Uma2 family endonuclease yields MTLSPHLSSNFSLEDFLKLPETQPASQYIDSQIYQKPMPQGEHSTLQSFLVTSINEIGKPQKLAYAFPELRCTFGGMSLVPDVAVFEWSRIPLRQNGRITNKFEIPPDWIIEIISPEQSANRVIRKITFSIQNGAKLGWFLDSDDESIMVFQPNQLPEIKQGKDILPVLSILGNWQLSVEDIFGCLSFS; encoded by the coding sequence ATGACATTATCACCTCATTTATCCTCAAATTTTTCCCTAGAAGATTTTTTGAAATTACCAGAAACTCAACCTGCTAGCCAATATATTGATAGTCAAATCTACCAAAAACCCATGCCCCAGGGAGAACACAGTACCTTACAAAGCTTTTTGGTGACTAGTATTAATGAGATTGGCAAACCACAAAAGTTAGCTTACGCATTTCCAGAGTTACGCTGTACATTTGGGGGGATGTCGTTAGTCCCAGATGTTGCTGTTTTTGAGTGGTCACGTATTCCTTTACGTCAAAATGGCAGAATTACCAACAAATTTGAAATTCCTCCAGATTGGATTATTGAAATTATTTCTCCAGAACAATCTGCTAACCGGGTTATCCGTAAAATCACATTTTCTATCCAAAATGGTGCAAAGCTAGGTTGGTTTCTTGACTCTGATGATGAATCAATAATGGTTTTTCAGCCCAATCAATTACCAGAAATAAAACAAGGAAAAGATATTTTACCTGTCCTCAGTATATTAGGAAATTGGCAATTATCTGTAGAGGATATCTTTGGCTGTTTGAGCTTTAGTTAA
- a CDS encoding helicase-related protein has product MPRIFDNIDLQLLPILRDTLKVSYRADFCVGYFNLRGWRKLDDLIEQYVGGETSCCRLLVGMQGLPSDEVHTAFTLGTGEGRLDNNTIIRLKKKIAAEFRQQLTIGAPTDDHEVGLRRLSRQLKTKKLVIKLFLAHPLHAKLYLVHRHDPNSPIVGFLGSSNLTLAGLRKQGELNVDILDHDATNKLQKWFEDRWQDYGCIDISKELAEIIDNSWAREELIPPYHIYLKIAYHLSHEAIAGISEFRIPREFNNLFDFQKAAVQLAARHVTRRGGVIVGDVVGLGKTLVGTALAKILQEDCFWETLIICPKNLTSMWQEYVDDYRLYAKVMPISKVQNSLPELRRYRVVLIDESHNLRNREGKRYRAIAEYIAANESKCILLSATPYNKTYLDLSAQLRLFVPEDQDLGFRPEALINELGGGSLGELQFIRKHQCSVKSLAAFEKSEHPDDWRELMKRYMVRRTRSFIKDNYAKSDANSFSLSQNKQKVIRKYLEFSDGRRSYFPDRLPRTLKFTLNTANDSYSSLYSEAVVEVINQLNLPRYGLGNYVVAKPKQPPTDAEQRQISGLFRGGRRLMGFSRTNLFKRLESSGSAFIQSIERHILRNFIYLYALENALDIPIGTQDAELLDTRNNDEDADSITASLFDVEIEEDDLTSSPDSPPAEKGEQAGEEIIFSSAGMGSTEKFFRQQAESIYQEYTTRYQRRFKWLRSSLFDIKKLKKDLLADAKALINILQNIGKWNAQTDEKLIALINLLTTTHPGEKVLIFTQFADSVRYITDNLQAKKITKVAGVTGRGSYGTATLTQYPTELTGRFSPVSNNQRDKVSSTDELRILIATDILSEGHNLQDCAIIVNWDLPWAIIRLIQRAGRVDRIGQNADKILCYSFLPAEGVERIINLRGRLKQRLQENAEVVGTDEAFFEDDDAQVILDLYNEKSGILDGDEDTEVDLTSEAFQIWKKATDDNPGLKKTIEEMPNVVYSTREHTPQPVQPEGVLMYMKTTEGNDALIYVDRNGDSVTQSQLAVLKMAACDEATPAIAKEKQHHDLVKKGAQLLAEEEKNMGGQLGRPSGARFRSYERLKRYAQEMKGTLFVTEELLKAIDDIYRYPLRQSAIDTLNRQLKSGISSQQLAELVVALRMDDRLCIVSEEIEKREPQIICSLGLFEG; this is encoded by the coding sequence ATGCCACGCATCTTTGACAACATTGACTTACAACTGCTACCGATTTTGCGCGATACCCTCAAAGTATCTTATCGGGCTGATTTTTGCGTGGGTTATTTTAACCTTAGAGGCTGGCGCAAGCTTGATGATTTAATTGAACAGTATGTGGGGGGAGAAACTTCTTGTTGTCGGTTGTTAGTGGGGATGCAAGGTTTACCCAGTGATGAAGTGCATACTGCATTTACATTGGGTACTGGGGAAGGTAGGCTCGATAATAATACTATTATTCGTCTCAAAAAAAAGATAGCGGCAGAGTTTCGCCAACAGCTTACCATAGGTGCGCCAACAGATGATCATGAAGTGGGGTTACGTCGCTTAAGTCGTCAGTTGAAAACTAAGAAATTAGTTATTAAATTATTTTTAGCCCATCCCCTCCACGCTAAGTTATACCTCGTTCATCGCCATGACCCCAATAGTCCGATAGTTGGGTTTTTAGGTAGTAGTAATTTGACTTTGGCAGGGTTGAGAAAACAAGGGGAATTAAATGTTGATATTTTAGACCATGATGCAACGAATAAACTGCAAAAGTGGTTTGAAGACCGTTGGCAAGATTACGGTTGTATCGATATTTCTAAAGAGCTTGCGGAAATAATTGATAATAGTTGGGCAAGAGAAGAATTAATTCCCCCTTATCATATTTACTTGAAGATTGCTTATCATTTATCTCATGAAGCGATCGCCGGAATTTCTGAATTCCGAATTCCCCGTGAATTTAATAATTTGTTCGATTTCCAAAAAGCCGCCGTACAGCTAGCAGCGCGTCATGTAACTCGCCGTGGTGGGGTAATTGTTGGTGATGTGGTGGGGCTTGGTAAAACATTAGTTGGAACTGCTTTAGCGAAAATATTACAAGAAGATTGTTTTTGGGAAACTTTAATTATCTGTCCAAAAAACTTAACTTCGATGTGGCAGGAGTATGTCGATGATTATCGACTTTATGCTAAAGTTATGCCCATTAGTAAAGTCCAAAATTCATTACCAGAATTGCGTCGCTATCGGGTTGTATTAATAGATGAAAGTCATAATTTACGCAATCGCGAAGGTAAAAGATATCGGGCGATCGCCGAATATATTGCAGCTAATGAAAGCAAATGTATTTTGCTTTCGGCAACACCATATAATAAAACTTATCTTGACCTTTCTGCTCAATTAAGATTATTTGTCCCTGAAGACCAGGATTTGGGTTTTAGACCGGAAGCTTTAATCAATGAATTGGGTGGCGGTTCCTTAGGAGAATTGCAATTTATTAGAAAGCATCAATGTTCTGTTAAGTCTCTTGCTGCTTTTGAAAAAAGCGAACATCCCGACGATTGGCGAGAATTGATGAAACGCTATATGGTGCGGCGGACTCGTTCGTTTATTAAAGATAATTATGCCAAATCAGATGCCAATTCTTTTTCCCTTAGTCAAAATAAACAAAAAGTAATACGTAAATATTTAGAGTTTTCCGATGGTAGACGTTCTTATTTTCCCGACCGTTTACCGCGCACTCTTAAATTTACTTTAAATACTGCTAATGACTCTTATTCTAGTCTTTATTCAGAAGCAGTAGTTGAAGTAATTAATCAATTAAATTTACCCCGTTATGGATTGGGTAATTATGTAGTTGCAAAACCTAAACAACCACCCACAGATGCAGAACAGCGCCAAATTAGTGGCTTATTTCGTGGGGGACGGAGGTTGATGGGTTTTTCCCGCACTAATTTATTTAAACGCTTAGAAAGTAGTGGTTCTGCTTTTATTCAATCAATTGAACGTCACATTTTACGGAATTTTATTTATTTATATGCTTTAGAAAACGCGCTTGATATCCCTATTGGTACTCAAGATGCAGAATTATTAGATACGAGGAATAATGATGAGGATGCTGATTCAATTACAGCAAGTTTATTTGATGTAGAAATAGAAGAAGATGACCTCACCTCCTCACCCGATTCTCCGCCAGCAGAGAAGGGAGAACAAGCCGGAGAAGAAATTATCTTCTCCTCAGCAGGGATGGGTTCAACAGAAAAATTTTTTAGACAACAAGCAGAGTCAATCTATCAGGAATATACTACCCGATATCAACGTCGATTTAAGTGGTTGCGTTCGTCATTATTTGATATTAAAAAGCTAAAAAAAGATTTATTGGCAGATGCAAAAGCACTAATTAATATATTGCAAAATATTGGTAAATGGAATGCTCAAACAGATGAAAAATTGATAGCTTTAATCAATCTGTTAACAACAACTCACCCTGGCGAAAAGGTATTAATTTTCACACAATTTGCAGATTCGGTACGCTACATCACAGATAACTTACAGGCAAAAAAGATTACTAAAGTAGCAGGAGTAACGGGGCGAGGTTCCTACGGAACCGCTACGCTAACGCAATATCCTACGGAACTGACGGGAAGATTTAGCCCTGTGAGTAATAATCAGCGAGATAAGGTATCTTCAACAGATGAATTACGTATATTAATCGCCACGGATATTTTAAGTGAAGGTCATAATTTACAAGATTGTGCAATTATCGTCAATTGGGATTTACCTTGGGCAATTATTCGATTAATTCAAAGGGCTGGAAGAGTTGATCGGATTGGACAAAATGCTGACAAAATTCTTTGTTATTCTTTTCTTCCTGCTGAAGGTGTAGAACGGATTATTAATTTGCGGGGAAGACTCAAGCAAAGATTACAAGAAAATGCCGAAGTTGTGGGAACTGATGAGGCATTTTTTGAGGATGATGATGCACAAGTAATTTTGGATTTATATAATGAAAAATCGGGTATTTTAGATGGAGATGAAGATACAGAAGTCGATTTAACATCAGAAGCATTTCAAATTTGGAAAAAAGCAACAGATGATAATCCAGGGCTGAAAAAAACTATCGAAGAAATGCCAAATGTGGTTTATTCTACTCGTGAACATACACCTCAACCAGTGCAACCGGAAGGGGTATTAATGTATATGAAAACCACTGAGGGGAATGATGCTTTAATTTACGTCGATCGCAATGGTGATAGTGTTACCCAATCGCAACTAGCTGTGTTAAAAATGGCAGCTTGTGATGAAGCTACACCAGCAATAGCTAAAGAAAAACAGCATCATGACTTAGTTAAAAAAGGCGCTCAATTGCTGGCTGAGGAAGAAAAAAATATGGGTGGTCAATTAGGTAGGCCATCGGGTGCGAGATTTCGTAGCTACGAACGATTGAAACGTTATGCACAGGAGATGAAAGGCACTTTATTTGTGACTGAGGAACTGTTAAAAGCGATTGATGATATTTATCGTTACCCATTAAGACAGTCGGCGATTGATACTTTAAATCGGCAATTAAAAAGCGGTATTAGTAGTCAGCAATTAGCAGAGTTAGTAGTTGCTTTACGGATGGATGATCGCTTGTGTATTGTCAGCGAAGAAATTGAAAAACGGGAACCTCAAATCATTTGTTCTTTAGGATTGTTTGAAGGTTAG
- a CDS encoding class II aldolase/adducin family protein, producing MPRFDRPQPPVFAKVEDERLYRKQRLAAAFRLFGRFGFSEGIAGHITARDPEFTDHFWVNPLGTYFGHIRVSDLILVDREGEVVKGDAAVNRAAFAIHSQVHEARPDVIAAAHAHSLYGKSWSSLGRLLDPLTQDACAFYQDHTIFDDYKGVVLDTSEGKRIAEALGEKKAVILRNHGFLTVGRTVDEAAWWYITFERSAQAQLLAEAAGQPISIDHEIATLTHSQVGTHAGGWFSFQPLYDRIVREEPDLLE from the coding sequence ATGCCGAGATTTGATAGACCCCAACCACCAGTTTTTGCAAAAGTTGAAGATGAACGCCTTTACCGCAAGCAACGCCTAGCGGCCGCATTTCGCCTATTTGGTCGTTTTGGTTTTAGTGAAGGAATCGCAGGCCATATTACCGCCCGTGACCCAGAATTTACTGACCATTTTTGGGTAAATCCTCTAGGAACATACTTCGGTCATATCCGCGTTTCTGACTTAATTTTGGTTGATAGAGAAGGCGAAGTAGTTAAAGGCGATGCGGCTGTGAATCGCGCCGCCTTTGCTATTCATTCTCAAGTACATGAAGCAAGACCTGATGTGATTGCAGCCGCACACGCCCATTCTCTATATGGGAAATCTTGGTCAAGTTTAGGTCGCCTCCTTGACCCCTTAACTCAAGATGCTTGTGCTTTTTATCAAGACCACACAATTTTTGATGATTATAAAGGTGTAGTTCTTGATACTTCAGAAGGTAAAAGAATTGCCGAAGCATTAGGAGAGAAAAAAGCTGTCATTCTTCGCAATCACGGCTTTTTGACAGTAGGAAGAACAGTAGATGAAGCAGCTTGGTGGTATATCACATTTGAGCGCTCGGCTCAAGCACAACTTTTAGCTGAAGCAGCAGGTCAACCAATTTCTATTGACCATGAAATTGCTACTTTAACCCATAGCCAAGTTGGAACTCATGCAGGTGGCTGGTTTAGTTTCCAACCACTTTATGACAGAATTGTCCGCGAAGAACCAGATTTATTAGAGTAA
- a CDS encoding aliphatic sulfonate ABC transporter substrate-binding protein, giving the protein MVNYLQEHNFRYKQAYSTRSFLLAVAYLSLMVTGCSQKTAVNPPANSNSASQVVSNNQNSAKNNVVRLGYQKGGIIPISRQRGDLEKQLTTQNIKVEWTGPFDRCATLLAALNGNRADIGGCGDIPTISGIASGQPLCIGSVQRPKADSLGSAILVRGDSAIRKPADLIGKKVAVNQGGAGEYLLLKVLEKENIPKDKVQRVYLSPNDAAPALYQGSVDGWAVWEPYISIAELEHKARRITTTHPAPTYGIMVVRGDAAKDNPVAIKSALTALSQDGEWLNQNTDAAADFMVKELKVSEAVAKQATKNRGPESYVFPDADDVAKLQKTADWLLEQKILPKRVDIATSVCPLGTTATR; this is encoded by the coding sequence GTGGTGAATTATTTACAAGAGCATAACTTTCGCTATAAACAAGCGTATTCTACCCGTAGTTTTTTACTTGCTGTTGCATATCTGAGTTTGATGGTTACTGGTTGCAGTCAAAAAACGGCTGTAAATCCCCCAGCTAACTCCAATTCTGCCTCACAAGTAGTGAGTAACAATCAAAATTCCGCAAAAAATAATGTAGTTCGCTTGGGATACCAAAAAGGCGGGATTATTCCCATTTCCCGTCAGCGTGGCGATTTAGAAAAGCAGTTAACAACGCAAAATATTAAAGTTGAATGGACTGGCCCTTTTGACCGATGTGCTACGCTGTTAGCAGCCCTTAATGGTAATCGTGCAGACATTGGTGGTTGCGGTGATATTCCTACTATCTCTGGGATTGCTTCTGGACAACCGCTATGTATTGGTTCTGTACAGCGTCCTAAAGCTGATTCTTTAGGTAGTGCTATCTTAGTGCGGGGCGATTCTGCTATCCGTAAACCTGCTGATTTAATTGGTAAAAAAGTAGCGGTTAATCAGGGGGGTGCAGGTGAATACCTGTTATTAAAAGTCTTAGAAAAAGAAAATATCCCCAAAGATAAAGTCCAGCGAGTTTATCTATCGCCAAATGATGCTGCACCAGCGCTATACCAAGGTTCGGTTGATGGTTGGGCAGTTTGGGAACCTTATATTTCCATTGCTGAATTAGAACATAAAGCGCGACGAATCACGACTACACATCCCGCACCAACCTACGGCATTATGGTTGTGCGCGGTGATGCGGCGAAGGATAATCCTGTAGCAATTAAATCTGCACTGACAGCTTTAAGCCAAGATGGTGAATGGCTGAATCAGAATACCGACGCAGCCGCAGATTTTATGGTGAAGGAACTGAAAGTTTCAGAAGCTGTAGCCAAGCAAGCTACTAAGAATCGTGGCCCTGAGTCTTACGTTTTTCCTGATGCTGATGATGTCGCCAAGCTTCAGAAAACAGCTGATTGGTTACTAGAGCAAAAAATTCTGCCTAAACGAGTAGATATTGCCACTTCAGTATGTCCTTTGGGAACTACGGCGACGAGGTAA
- a CDS encoding methionine ABC transporter ATP-binding protein — translation MIEFIDIRKIYHQGEHKIVALDGVNLHVKAGEIFGVLGQSGAGKSTLIRCVNQLEKPTSGYVRVNGQEITSLSGTALRQARQRIGMIFQHFNLLSCRTVAENIAFPLEVIGYSKLRRKAKVEELLSLVGLEGKANAYPAQLSGGQKQRVGIARALAGEPKVLLSDEATSALDPQTTRSILELLRDLNKRMGLTILLITHEMGVVKQICDSVAILHAGKVVEQGSVTDLAAQPDSLLAREFFPRSHNYIPRPGTVLATVAFADESARNSIFTTLARRFDVDVNILNGSVETVGDRRVGQFQVELAGIKVKQALEYLHNSEYAVEVH, via the coding sequence ATGATAGAGTTTATTGATATTCGCAAAATCTACCACCAAGGCGAACATAAAATAGTAGCTTTGGATGGTGTAAATCTGCATGTTAAAGCAGGTGAAATCTTCGGGGTATTAGGTCAAAGTGGCGCAGGTAAAAGTACATTAATTCGCTGCGTTAATCAATTAGAAAAACCTACATCTGGTTATGTAAGAGTTAACGGACAAGAAATCACATCTCTTAGCGGTACGGCTTTGCGTCAAGCACGCCAGCGTATAGGAATGATTTTTCAACATTTTAATTTACTCAGTTGTAGAACTGTGGCTGAAAATATCGCTTTCCCTTTGGAGGTGATTGGTTATAGCAAATTACGACGCAAAGCTAAAGTTGAAGAATTACTTTCGTTAGTGGGTTTGGAAGGTAAAGCTAATGCTTACCCTGCACAACTTTCTGGGGGACAAAAGCAACGGGTGGGAATTGCGCGTGCTTTAGCGGGGGAACCGAAAGTATTACTTTCTGATGAAGCAACATCAGCCCTCGATCCCCAAACTACACGCTCAATTTTAGAACTATTGCGTGATTTGAATAAACGCATGGGATTGACAATTTTGCTGATTACCCATGAAATGGGTGTAGTTAAACAAATCTGCGATAGTGTGGCGATCCTCCATGCTGGTAAGGTTGTAGAACAAGGTAGTGTCACTGATTTAGCAGCGCAACCAGATTCTTTATTAGCTAGAGAGTTTTTCCCCCGTTCTCATAACTATATACCTCGTCCTGGAACAGTTTTAGCAACAGTCGCATTTGCTGATGAAAGTGCGAGAAATTCTATATTTACTACCTTGGCGCGTCGCTTTGATGTTGATGTGAATATCCTCAATGGTAGCGTGGAAACTGTAGGCGATCGCCGTGTCGGTCAGTTTCAAGTTGAACTTGCAGGAATTAAGGTAAAGCAAGCTTTGGAATACTTACATAATTCAGAATATGCTGTTGAGGTGCATTAA